Proteins from a genomic interval of Bombyx mori chromosome 8, ASM3026992v2:
- the LOC101745460 gene encoding uncharacterized protein LOC101745460 isoform X2: MIDEMWSLVDSGGADGKSAPCSRGKHSATLLGGFVYVLGGRGSGGSVPLRDFWRYSLTTGNWEKLDCRGEHPPSLQEHTATAHGHRIYVFGGEAGALTNETPLWIYDTETQIWRKLPGQVNYTSSVRRRARDPRGAVSGPRGRRGHTAHALKDCLLIYGGYQDLKGSTNELWAFHYESESWHQVRTWNSGPARHRHAAALHDERLYVHGGQCDLRDCADLWFYDTMSRVWREVRARAGPAPRSGHAAARARAHLYIFGGDSHSHPHNDLWRFHFATETWEHIPNTVKWPSPRTDTCAILLPRRPPRAPPRSPPLAHPTLARPPPPPGNILREISKLSAFHIRRAARCSYTALAGNKDSTESLVPSESTLPKSQSAFHMERRGQCSPREGDVPDLTRDPLSVPDFADMVTTPTRTTKLVYLDSEDEANGKRDVTVKMDSETTVVMPKSASVRFTKTVTITDEEDTEMSTSDYASAEKVNRISGNGFSNPHYLGPDVRNLNLALTPDSGVAPGDIELQDMNVGRRAARPGDTPLYLLIVGGKETPHVALMQSPLSMWAYRLH, from the exons atgaGATGTGGAGCCTGGTCGACAGTGGAGGAGCGGACGGCAAGTCTGCGCCGTGCTCCCGCGGCAAGCACTCCGCGACCTTACTAGGGGGCTTCGTGTACGTGCTGGGGGGGCGAGGGTCTGGAGGTTCCGTGCCGCTCAGAGATTTCTGGAGATATAGTCTTA CAACAGGAAACTGGGAGAAGTTGGACTGTCGTGGAGAGCATCCTCCGTCTCTCCAAGAGCACACGGCGACCGCGCACGGGCACAGGATCTACGTGTTCGGCGGCGAGGCGGGGGCGCTCACCAACGAGACCCCGCTGTGGATATACGATACAGAG ACACAAATCTGGCGCAAGCTTCCCGGCCAAGTGAACTACACTTCCTCCGTGCGTCGTCGCGCAAGGGACCCTCGTGGCGCTGTCAGTGGACCTCGAGGTCGGAGGGGACACACAGCTCATGCCCTTAAGGACTGTCTCCTCATTTATGGAGGGTACCAGGATTTGAAGGGGTCCACTAATGAACTCTGGGCGTTCCACTATG AATCCGAGTCGTGGCACCAAGTCCGGACGTGGAACTCCGGGCCGGCGCGCCACCGCCACGCCGCCGCGCTGCACGACGAGCGCCTGTACGTGCACGGCGGACAGTGCGACCTGCGGGACTGCGCCGACCTGTGGTTCTACGACACCA TGTCGCGCGTGTGGCGGGAGGTGCGCGCGCGTGCGGGCCCGGCGCCGCGCAGTGGGCACGCGGCGGCGCGCGCTCGCGCTCACCTCTACATCTTCGGGGGAGACTCACATTCACACCCGCACAACGACCTGTGGCGGTTTCATTTTG CAACAGAAACATGGGAGCACATTCCTAATACAGTAAAGTGGCCCTCCCCTCGCACCGACACGTGCGCCATCCTCCTCCCGCGACGACCGCCTCGCGCTCCTCCCCGGTCCCCCCCGCTCGCCCACCCGACCCTGGCGCGGCCTCCTCCCCCACCTGGGAACATCCTTCGTGAAATCTCCAAGCTGTCTGCCTTTCACATCCGTCGCGCCGCTCGCTGCTCCTACACTGCCCTCGCCGGGAACAAGGACTCTACTGAAAGCTTAGTTCCATCCGAATCGACGCTTCCGAAGTCACAATCTGCCTTCCACATGGAGCGGCGCGGACAGTGCAGCCCGCGGGAAGGGGATGTACCCGACCTCACGCGTGACCCACTCTCCGTGCCCGACTTCGCGGACATGGTCACAACCCCCACTCGAACCACCAAGCTCGTCTACCTGGACTCTGAAGATGAAGCAAACGGGAAGAGAGACGTCACTGTTAAAATGGACAGCGAGACCACCGTGGTCATGCCCAAGTCAGCTTCTGTCCGGTTCACCAAAACTGTGACCATTACAGACGAAGAGGACACCGAGATGTCCACTTCAGACTACGCCAGCGCCGAGAAAGTGAACAGAATATCGGGAAACGGTTTCAGTAATCCTCACTACTTGGGTCCAGATGTGAGGAACTTGAACCTGGCTCTGACCCCCGACTCGGGAGTTGCGCCTGGAGACATAGAGCTGCAAGACATGAACGTCGGTCGGCGGGCGGCCAGGCCCGGGGACACGCCACTGTACCTGCTCATCGTGGGCGGGAAGGAAACCCCGCACGTGGCCTTGATGCAGAGCCCTCTGTCTATGTGGGCTTATAGACTTCactaa
- the LOC101745460 gene encoding F-box only protein 42 isoform X3: MTKVEQCCADMEVIELKDITDGAITGDTDEMWSLVDSGGADGKSAPCSRGKHSATLLGGFVYVLGGRGSGGSVPLRDFWRYSLTTGNWEKLDCRGEHPPSLQEHTATAHGHRIYVFGGEAGALTNETPLWIYDTETQIWRKLPGQVNYTSSVRRRARDPRGAVSGPRGRRGHTAHALKDCLLIYGGYQDLKGSTNELWAFHYESESWHQVRTWNSGPARHRHAAALHDERLYVHGGQCDLRDCADLWFYDTTTETWEHIPNTVKWPSPRTDTCAILLPRRPPRAPPRSPPLAHPTLARPPPPPGNILREISKLSAFHIRRAARCSYTALAGNKDSTESLVPSESTLPKSQSAFHMERRGQCSPREGDVPDLTRDPLSVPDFADMVTTPTRTTKLVYLDSEDEANGKRDVTVKMDSETTVVMPKSASVRFTKTVTITDEEDTEMSTSDYASAEKVNRISGNGFSNPHYLGPDVRNLNLALTPDSGVAPGDIELQDMNVGRRAARPGDTPLYLLIVGGKETPHVALMQSPLSMWAYRLH, from the exons atgaGATGTGGAGCCTGGTCGACAGTGGAGGAGCGGACGGCAAGTCTGCGCCGTGCTCCCGCGGCAAGCACTCCGCGACCTTACTAGGGGGCTTCGTGTACGTGCTGGGGGGGCGAGGGTCTGGAGGTTCCGTGCCGCTCAGAGATTTCTGGAGATATAGTCTTA CAACAGGAAACTGGGAGAAGTTGGACTGTCGTGGAGAGCATCCTCCGTCTCTCCAAGAGCACACGGCGACCGCGCACGGGCACAGGATCTACGTGTTCGGCGGCGAGGCGGGGGCGCTCACCAACGAGACCCCGCTGTGGATATACGATACAGAG ACACAAATCTGGCGCAAGCTTCCCGGCCAAGTGAACTACACTTCCTCCGTGCGTCGTCGCGCAAGGGACCCTCGTGGCGCTGTCAGTGGACCTCGAGGTCGGAGGGGACACACAGCTCATGCCCTTAAGGACTGTCTCCTCATTTATGGAGGGTACCAGGATTTGAAGGGGTCCACTAATGAACTCTGGGCGTTCCACTATG AATCCGAGTCGTGGCACCAAGTCCGGACGTGGAACTCCGGGCCGGCGCGCCACCGCCACGCCGCCGCGCTGCACGACGAGCGCCTGTACGTGCACGGCGGACAGTGCGACCTGCGGGACTGCGCCGACCTGTGGTTCTACGACACCA CAACAGAAACATGGGAGCACATTCCTAATACAGTAAAGTGGCCCTCCCCTCGCACCGACACGTGCGCCATCCTCCTCCCGCGACGACCGCCTCGCGCTCCTCCCCGGTCCCCCCCGCTCGCCCACCCGACCCTGGCGCGGCCTCCTCCCCCACCTGGGAACATCCTTCGTGAAATCTCCAAGCTGTCTGCCTTTCACATCCGTCGCGCCGCTCGCTGCTCCTACACTGCCCTCGCCGGGAACAAGGACTCTACTGAAAGCTTAGTTCCATCCGAATCGACGCTTCCGAAGTCACAATCTGCCTTCCACATGGAGCGGCGCGGACAGTGCAGCCCGCGGGAAGGGGATGTACCCGACCTCACGCGTGACCCACTCTCCGTGCCCGACTTCGCGGACATGGTCACAACCCCCACTCGAACCACCAAGCTCGTCTACCTGGACTCTGAAGATGAAGCAAACGGGAAGAGAGACGTCACTGTTAAAATGGACAGCGAGACCACCGTGGTCATGCCCAAGTCAGCTTCTGTCCGGTTCACCAAAACTGTGACCATTACAGACGAAGAGGACACCGAGATGTCCACTTCAGACTACGCCAGCGCCGAGAAAGTGAACAGAATATCGGGAAACGGTTTCAGTAATCCTCACTACTTGGGTCCAGATGTGAGGAACTTGAACCTGGCTCTGACCCCCGACTCGGGAGTTGCGCCTGGAGACATAGAGCTGCAAGACATGAACGTCGGTCGGCGGGCGGCCAGGCCCGGGGACACGCCACTGTACCTGCTCATCGTGGGCGGGAAGGAAACCCCGCACGTGGCCTTGATGCAGAGCCCTCTGTCTATGTGGGCTTATAGACTTCactaa
- the LOC101745460 gene encoding uncharacterized protein LOC101745460 isoform X1 encodes MTKVEQCCADMEVIELKDITDGAITGDTDEMWSLVDSGGADGKSAPCSRGKHSATLLGGFVYVLGGRGSGGSVPLRDFWRYSLTTGNWEKLDCRGEHPPSLQEHTATAHGHRIYVFGGEAGALTNETPLWIYDTETQIWRKLPGQVNYTSSVRRRARDPRGAVSGPRGRRGHTAHALKDCLLIYGGYQDLKGSTNELWAFHYESESWHQVRTWNSGPARHRHAAALHDERLYVHGGQCDLRDCADLWFYDTMSRVWREVRARAGPAPRSGHAAARARAHLYIFGGDSHSHPHNDLWRFHFATETWEHIPNTVKWPSPRTDTCAILLPRRPPRAPPRSPPLAHPTLARPPPPPGNILREISKLSAFHIRRAARCSYTALAGNKDSTESLVPSESTLPKSQSAFHMERRGQCSPREGDVPDLTRDPLSVPDFADMVTTPTRTTKLVYLDSEDEANGKRDVTVKMDSETTVVMPKSASVRFTKTVTITDEEDTEMSTSDYASAEKVNRISGNGFSNPHYLGPDVRNLNLALTPDSGVAPGDIELQDMNVGRRAARPGDTPLYLLIVGGKETPHVALMQSPLSMWAYRLH; translated from the exons atgaGATGTGGAGCCTGGTCGACAGTGGAGGAGCGGACGGCAAGTCTGCGCCGTGCTCCCGCGGCAAGCACTCCGCGACCTTACTAGGGGGCTTCGTGTACGTGCTGGGGGGGCGAGGGTCTGGAGGTTCCGTGCCGCTCAGAGATTTCTGGAGATATAGTCTTA CAACAGGAAACTGGGAGAAGTTGGACTGTCGTGGAGAGCATCCTCCGTCTCTCCAAGAGCACACGGCGACCGCGCACGGGCACAGGATCTACGTGTTCGGCGGCGAGGCGGGGGCGCTCACCAACGAGACCCCGCTGTGGATATACGATACAGAG ACACAAATCTGGCGCAAGCTTCCCGGCCAAGTGAACTACACTTCCTCCGTGCGTCGTCGCGCAAGGGACCCTCGTGGCGCTGTCAGTGGACCTCGAGGTCGGAGGGGACACACAGCTCATGCCCTTAAGGACTGTCTCCTCATTTATGGAGGGTACCAGGATTTGAAGGGGTCCACTAATGAACTCTGGGCGTTCCACTATG AATCCGAGTCGTGGCACCAAGTCCGGACGTGGAACTCCGGGCCGGCGCGCCACCGCCACGCCGCCGCGCTGCACGACGAGCGCCTGTACGTGCACGGCGGACAGTGCGACCTGCGGGACTGCGCCGACCTGTGGTTCTACGACACCA TGTCGCGCGTGTGGCGGGAGGTGCGCGCGCGTGCGGGCCCGGCGCCGCGCAGTGGGCACGCGGCGGCGCGCGCTCGCGCTCACCTCTACATCTTCGGGGGAGACTCACATTCACACCCGCACAACGACCTGTGGCGGTTTCATTTTG CAACAGAAACATGGGAGCACATTCCTAATACAGTAAAGTGGCCCTCCCCTCGCACCGACACGTGCGCCATCCTCCTCCCGCGACGACCGCCTCGCGCTCCTCCCCGGTCCCCCCCGCTCGCCCACCCGACCCTGGCGCGGCCTCCTCCCCCACCTGGGAACATCCTTCGTGAAATCTCCAAGCTGTCTGCCTTTCACATCCGTCGCGCCGCTCGCTGCTCCTACACTGCCCTCGCCGGGAACAAGGACTCTACTGAAAGCTTAGTTCCATCCGAATCGACGCTTCCGAAGTCACAATCTGCCTTCCACATGGAGCGGCGCGGACAGTGCAGCCCGCGGGAAGGGGATGTACCCGACCTCACGCGTGACCCACTCTCCGTGCCCGACTTCGCGGACATGGTCACAACCCCCACTCGAACCACCAAGCTCGTCTACCTGGACTCTGAAGATGAAGCAAACGGGAAGAGAGACGTCACTGTTAAAATGGACAGCGAGACCACCGTGGTCATGCCCAAGTCAGCTTCTGTCCGGTTCACCAAAACTGTGACCATTACAGACGAAGAGGACACCGAGATGTCCACTTCAGACTACGCCAGCGCCGAGAAAGTGAACAGAATATCGGGAAACGGTTTCAGTAATCCTCACTACTTGGGTCCAGATGTGAGGAACTTGAACCTGGCTCTGACCCCCGACTCGGGAGTTGCGCCTGGAGACATAGAGCTGCAAGACATGAACGTCGGTCGGCGGGCGGCCAGGCCCGGGGACACGCCACTGTACCTGCTCATCGTGGGCGGGAAGGAAACCCCGCACGTGGCCTTGATGCAGAGCCCTCTGTCTATGTGGGCTTATAGACTTCactaa